One Salvelinus namaycush isolate Seneca unplaced genomic scaffold, SaNama_1.0 Scaffold1871, whole genome shotgun sequence genomic window carries:
- the LOC120037790 gene encoding NACHT, LRR and PYD domains-containing protein 1 homolog, with protein sequence MIPQSCKTCDHVEDSTHWLQIEPLTSTVQGVTMFRHRTPKGSYECTVSGLRWLCERDVILKYHFRNWEPYSQLLKDMQYTQGGPLLDITMELGELEEVHLPHFVCLGTNPSLRNEMKILHVEEHGVSLEEVHEVTRFHAKVLHPKFSAISVILSYIFSWNVDVHCDVVLYMAVKRSTVISRLYLLLRNSSQKEAVQEREKNQVSQGYSEFLLPSPNGSLKLNSWFALKNPHSTSIYPEKIQLLPADTTPSCCQMIMGNTGVDIEMELIGDDERTVWKSVVSKDVYSKDYHPTGAVSGAGRPAESSLTGPPELRSVRAELAKRVSGPVLNGLLDGLLQHTVINQEEMESVKVIAERAEKARDIIDMVLRKGTESCSRMMNLLGELDPYLCSQLQINSVGVPT encoded by the exons A TGATTCCTCAGAGCTGTAAGACTTGTGACCATGTTGAG GACTCCACACACTGGCTTCAGATTGAACCCTTGACTTCCACTGTCCAGGGAGTGACAatgttcag ACACAGGACACCCAAAGGGAGTTATGAGTGCACAGTGTCTGGGCTCCGctggctgtgtgagagagatgtcaTCCTGAAGTATCACTTCAGGAACTGGGAACCCTACAGTCAACTTCTGAAAGACATGCAGTACACACAAGGTGGTCCATTGCTGGACATCACTATGGAGTTAGGTGAACTGGAGGAAGTTCATCTGCCACACTTTGTCTGTTTAG GGACCAACCCTTCCCTGAGGAATGAGATGAAGATTCTTCATGTAGAGGAACATGGAGTGTCTTTAGAGGAAGTGCATGAGGTCACCAGATTCCATGCTAAGGTTCTCCATCCCAAGTTCTCAGCTATCTCTGTTATACTGAGCTATATCTTTTCATGGAACGTAGATGTCCACTGTGACGTGGTCCTCTATATGGCAGTAAAAAGGTCAACAGTAATTTCAAGGCTGTACCTGCTCCTCAGAAACTCCAGTCAGAAAGAG GCTGTTCAGGAACGGGAGAAAAATCAGGTATCCCAAGGATATTCAGAATTTCTCCTGCCAAGTCCAAACGGGTCCTTAAAGCTGAACAGTTGGTTTGCGCTCAAGAATCCCCACTCCACTTCCATCTATCCAGAG AAGATTCAGCTGTTACCTGCAGACACCACACCAAGCTGTTGTCAGATGATTATGGGAAACACAGGGGTTGACATTGAGATGGAGTTAATCGGGGATGATGAGAGGACAGTATGGAAATCAGTGGTATCAAAAG ATGTATACAGCAAAGACTATCATCCAACAG GTGCTGTGTCGGGGGCAGGGCGTCCGGctgagagcagtctgactggtCCTCCAGAGCTGCGTTCTGTACGGGCAGAGCTTGCGAAACGAGTATCAGGACCTGTCCTGAATGGACTGCTGGACGGACTCCTGCAACACACAGTCATCAACCAGGAGGAAATGGAGTCAGTGAAGGTGATCGCTGAGAGGGCAGAGAAGGCACGTGACATCATCGACATGGTGTTGAGAAAAGGAACTGAGTCATGTTCCAGGATGATGAACCTTCTTGGGGAGCTGGACCCTTATCTTTGTTCACAGCTTCAGatcaacagtgttggggtaccaacctaa